The following coding sequences lie in one Rutidosis leptorrhynchoides isolate AG116_Rl617_1_P2 chromosome 6, CSIRO_AGI_Rlap_v1, whole genome shotgun sequence genomic window:
- the LOC139855713 gene encoding uncharacterized protein, whose protein sequence is MVSEGKSNRSMKKTPHQLSVLEKAYASNPKPNSATTTKLSKDLGLTCVQVQGWFKRQRVKTRNGLRALPVSQLYVSESDSESESNLKQPTEPLEAANILGQIASNVDPLQIKMEERTAATNGKQDKRETGVKRLRFESSAEAASDSDSGPSNEPLVEIDKDGENDSDVKNKMIDMLNKKNKRDEANCQSIMDEYMRLEKSIEDRKKLIDDIKKVC, encoded by the exons AT GGTTTCGGAAGGAAAAAGCAATCGAAGCATGAAGAAGACTCCACACCAATTGAGTGTTCTCGAAAAAGCTTATGCCT CTAATCCAAAGCCAAATAGTGCAACAACAACGAAGCTAAGTAAAGATTTAGGGTTAACCTGTGTGCAAGTGCAAGGGTGGTTTAAACGCCAACGTGTGAAAACAAGGAATGGATTGCGTGCATTGCCTGTTAGCCAACTTTACGTGTCTGAGTCTGATTCGGAATCAGAATCAAATTTAAAGCAGCCTACTGAACCGTTG GAAGCTGCAAACATACTTGGTCAAATAGCCTCTAATGTGGATCCATTACAGATCAAGATGGAAGAAAGAACGGCAGCCACAAACGGGAAACAAGATAAGAGAGAAACGGGTGTTAAAAGGTTGCGTTTTGAGTCAAGCGCAGAGGCGGCTTCAGATTCAGATTCTGGTCCGTCTAACGAACCATTGGTGGAGATCGATAAGGATGGTGAAAATGACAGTGATGTAAAAAACAAAATGATTGATATGCTtaataaaaaaaacaaaagggaTGAGGCCAATTGTCAGTCTATTATGGACGAATATATGCGTCTTGAAAAGTCCATTGAAGACCGGAAGAAACTTATAGACGACATCAAAAAGGTCTGTTGA